Part of the Desulfolutivibrio sulfoxidireducens genome is shown below.
TGCCGGGACGGAACTTGACCACCTTGCTGGCCGGAATCGTGATCTCGGCGCCGGTGCGCGGATTGCGGCCGGTGCGGGCCTTGCGCTCATCCACGGCGAAGGTGCCGAACCCGGTCAGGGTCAGCTTGCCGTCGGCGACCAGGGTGGCTTCCACGGACTCCAGAAACGCATTGAGTGCGCGTTCGGCGTCAGCCTTGGTCATTTTGGTCTTTTCCGCGATTTTTACCACTAAATCAGCCTTGGTCATCGGTCCTCTCCTCCTCTTTTGGTATCGCCGGGATCGCCGTCGACGACTCGCTCGACGCACCCCTCTCTCCCAAACTCCTGAAATCCTTCGCTTTCATATCCGCCATTTCGACGCCTGCCATATGGAAGATCATCCGTGCCCCAAAAAACCACGCTCAATCGGCGCGAAATGATGCGGAAATCATGGCCTGACCCCATCGCATTCGCGAATGGGTTGAGATGAACTCCATTTTCACCCCAAAGTCAAGAGGCCCCAGGCTTTTTCAAGCTTTTCGCAAGAATCCGAAAAAAATCCGGAGAAAGGTCCTCCGCCCGACATTCCGGTGAATATCCATGCCGTTCAAAGAGATGTCCCATATCTTCGGACCATTGGCCACGAAGCGTCCGCCGCATCTGCTTACGCCGGTTGCTGAAGCAGTGCTTGATGGCCCAGGCCAGTTGCCCGGGATCGTCCACGTCAGGCATCCGGGCCAGGGGGGTCAGCCGGACCACGGCGGAGTCCACCTTGGGCCGGGGCCGAAAGACGTTCGGGCCGACCTTGAAGAGATACTCCACCTGGACGTAGTTCCCCAGAAAGGCCGTCAGCGCCCCGTATTCCTTGGTTCCAGGACTGGCGGCCATGCGCCTTGCCACCTCGTGCTGGACCATGAACACCGCGAAGGCAAACCCACGCAGGCCGGCGCACATATCCCACACCAGGGGCGAGGCCACGTTGTAGGGCAGGTTCCCGACGATCTTCAGCCGGGCCAGTCCGGCCAGACGGCCCCAGTCCAGACGCAGGGCGTCCTGCGCGACAACGGCCACGCCCGGGTGGTCTCGCGGCAGGGCCAGGGCCAGGGCCAGATCCTTTTCCACGGCCAGGAAGCGCCCGGGGCCGGCCTTCACGATCCATTCCGACAGCGCCCCCCGCCCGGGTCCGATCTCAAGGATGGTATCGTCCGGCCCAATCCGAAGCGCGGCCACGATCTTGCGGGCGATGTTCGGATCGACCAGAAAGTTCTGGCCCAGGCTGCGCTTGGGAGAGGCCGGGAGTTCTCGCGGGCTTCGGACGAAGATGTCGTCGGTTGCGGCCATGTCACCGCGCCTCCCGGTCCGAACCGGATGCGCCGGCCTGGTCAACCCGCTCCAGCAGGTCCTGCTTAAGGGCCCACAAAATGCGGAACATGGCCAGCTCCCTGTTCATATCGGGATCGAGCCCGGCCATTTTCACGACCAGTTCCGCCACCGAAACGGGTTTCCTGGCCAGAACGAGCAGTTCCCTGACTATTTCCGGCTCGATCAGACCATCAAGCCCCTCATAGATGATCGGAAAATCCCGCCCCCGGTAGACCGCCGCCCCGGCTCGGCTGGCCGTCACCAGGGCCTCCGGGGCCAGGGAGGTCGACGGGTGGCCGCCAAAAACCCGGCCGTAGGGAATGTGCAGGGGATGGGACAGGCCGCGCAGGGCTTCCCGGTCCGGGATCGGCTCGCGCCAAAGCCCTTCCCACAAGGCCATATACCGCTTTACCACGCCGGCCCAGGTGAAATGCCGCTCCACCCGCCCGCGCCCGGCCCGGCCCATGGCCCGCCGCAGTCCCGGATCGTCGGCCAGGACGCCCAGGAACCGGGCCAGGGCGGGCACGTCCACCACGCACTGCTGGGCCCGGGCCAGGTGGGAATGGTTGTCGAAGCACAAGGGGGTCAGGGCATCCAGGACCGGGGTGTCCCCGGGACCCGTGGTGGGCACGAGAAAACCCGTCTCGCCGTGGACCACCAGGTCCCGGTAGCCGTCGAAATCCGAGGCCACCACGGGCAGCCCGCAGGCCATGGCCTCCAGGATGGACAGGCCGAAGGTCTCCTGAAGGTTGTCCACGGGCGACACGAAGACGTCGGCGGCCCTGAGGATGCTCCGTTTTTTGTCCTCGCCCGGGCGGGGAAAAAGCCGGAAGGCCAGGCCGACCCCGGCGGCGAAACGGGTCAGGGCCTGGATCGCGGCCTGGGAGCCTTCCTCGGTCCATCCGGCCATGACCAGACAGGGCGGCGGGCTGGCCGGATCGGGTCGCCTGTCCGCCGAAAGGCGCCCAAAGGCCCGCAGAACCGGAAGGGGATCGAGCTTCGAGCTGTGGGAGATGCGCCCGAAGATCAAAAAGACCGTGGACGCGGCCGGGATGTCCAGTTCGGCGCGGGCCGCCAGGCGTTCGTGGTCCGTGGCCGGAGCGAAGGCCGAGACGTCGATCCCAAGGGGCACACGTTCCACCCGGGGGCATCCTGGAGGCGGCGCCGCCGGCGATCCGTTTGGAGCGTATCCCTCCCGCAGATAGGCGTAGAACTCCCGCACCGCCGCCACAGCCGCCGTGGAGGTGGCCACCACCATGTCCCTCGGCGTGGTCCCGGGCCACAGATGCATCAAGAATCCCTGGCTGAACCTGGAATAGCTGAGGGAGTGGGTGACCGAGGTGATGGGAAAGACCTCCCGGGACAGCAGGTTGCGCAGCCGGGCCAGATGAGCCGGGAAGGTGATGCACTCCGAGAGGTGGAAGGCGAAGTAGGCGTTGCGGCGCAGGCCGCCCGGCAGGTCCAGCCGCGTCAAAAATTTGAGTTTTCCCCGATCCCGCAGATCCGGCCGCATATTCCCGATGGTCTTGGCCAGGTCGTCGCGTTGGCGCGGCGCGGCCAGGTAGAAATGGTAGGCGTCAAAGGGATCGGCGGCCAGGAGGGCCGTGAGGAAACCGGCGTTGGCCGTCATGCGGCCAAGCATGTCCCCGCGTTCCAGGAACGGGTCAAGGGTTCCCCATAGGCGAGGTTCGGGCATGGGCGAGACAAGCCACGAAACCGTAGCGGTGTCAACCTGTTTGCCGCGCCCCGGGGGACCTGCCGCCCACCGGCGGCATGGGCCGGGACCGGACGATACGGCGTCCACGGCCATTGGCCTTGAAATTGCAAACAAGGACCTGAAATCTCAGCCACTCCGCCATGGAGGATTGTATGAAGCGTGGAATCAGGCCGGAATTGGTCTGGGGCATAGGACTTTCCGAGGAGCTTGAGGGGGAAATCCTTTCCGCTCTGGGGTCGGGGTATCACCTGCGCAACTGGCCCGAGGACGCCCTTCCCAAGGAACGCGACATCGCCCGCTGCAATCCGCTGGTGATCTGGATCACCCGCAAGGCCTGGACGTCCATCCCCGACGATGTGCGGCGCAGGCTTCGGGAGTGGGACATTCCCCAGCGCGTGCTGGTCCTTGAGGACGGCAAGTCCGTCTCGGACTTCGAGGACGTGGTGGAGAACGGGTTTTTGTCGGCGGTGTCCCTGCCCTTGACCACCAAGAAGATCCGCGACGTGATCTTTCGGGCCAAGGAGGTCAAAAGCCTCTACGACGACATCTTCCGCATGACCCGGGAGATCATGCTGGAGCGGGAACTGCTGGCCCGAAAGACCGACCTCATCCTTTTTCTGAACCAGGTCCTGACCCGGGCCTCGGAATCCCTGGACCCCTCGGTGATCCTCACCCAGGCCAGGGAGGATCTGGGGCTTTTGCTGCCCATCAAGGCGCTCATGGCCGCCTTTTGGCAGGCCGACGAGCATGGCGTGCTCGAAGGCGAGTTTTTCCTGGAGCCGGACATGGAAGCCGGCTCGGAGGAAATCTGGACCGGATATCTGCTGGACAACGTGCAGCGCCTGACCCAACGCCCGGTTTCCGGCTACCAGATCGCCTATCTCGGCCCGCCCGACGCCGGGGACGTCCCCCCCGATTATGCCCTGGACCCCGCCGCGGTCCTGCTTTTACCGCTCAAGACCGCCGGGCACGTCTTCGGCTGCCTGGCCATCTCCCGGGGGCTTGGCCATCCCATGGGCAAGGACGAGGTCCAGGCCCTGTATGCCGCCGTCAATCATCTCTCCCTGGCCCTGCGCAACGCCGCGCTGTTCAGCGAGATCAAGACCAAGGCCGACCACGACGGGCTCACCCGCATCCACAACCGTCGGGCCTTTGACGAACGCCTGGTGGAGGAACTCAAAAGGCACCAGCGCTATACCGGCAACCTGAGCCTGCTCATGCTCGACCTGGATCATTTCAAGCAGATCAACGACAGCCACGGGCACCAGGCCGGCGACCTGGTCCTGCGCGAGATCGGCCGCGTCCTGCAGGACGCCCTGCGCAGCACGGATTTCGGGGCCAGATACGGCGGCGAGGAATTCGTGGTCGTGCTGCCCCAGACCACCGAGGAACAGGCCTGGGTGCTGGCCGAGCGCCTGCGCCGGGCCATCGCCGGGCTGCAATTCGAATTCGAGGGCCGGGAGTTCCAGGTGACCACCTCCATCGGCGTGGCCACGCTCAAGCCCGGAGCGCTCAACAAGCGCATGGATCTGTTGCGCCAGGCGGATCAGGCCCTGTACCAGGCCAAGTCCAGCGGCCGGAACATGGTGTGCCTGTCCTCGGGGGGGATCACCCAGCCGAAAGCCGCGGCCCAGGCGTCCTGACGCCGGCCTCGGTCTCCTGAAAAGGCCCGGGAAGGCCCCCCGCGTCGGACGCGGGAAAAACGCCTGGGAAAAACGCCTTGACAGCCGCCCTGCCCGTCAATTAGAAAACAATGTTTCGGGCAGTTAGCTCAGTTGGATAGAGCGTTGGCCTCCGGAGCCAAAGGCCACAGGTTCGAATCCTGTACTGCCCACCATAACAAAATCAGGGGCTTGGAAGCGATTCCAGGCCCCTTCTTTTTTGTGCTGAGATGGTTATCACCTGACAGGTAGGCCACGAAAAAGGAAATGGCCATGCCGTCCCTGATGCGGAATCGGGGAGATGCGAAGCGTCCCGGGCATTGAACCGGAAGCACGCCATGACAACGGGAACGAAGGTGGCGGGAAGACAGCTTCGCTTAATCGATTCAACCTCGACAGCGAGCCCCGTGAACCCGCGTTTCTTCGAACGCGACAAGCGCCGCGCCACGCAAGGAAAATCGCCTCGTGGATTCCCGACTTTTGACGTTGTGCCGCATCCTGCGCATCGATCCGAATGCGCTCGAAACCGTCTTCAGGCAGGATGACTGGGCGTTTTGCATCCTCATCGGCACGTTTCTGGAGGCGGTGGGCTTCTGGCGTCTCGAACTCCTGGCGCACGGCGCGGGGGCGACCGACAAGGCGAAGACGCTGTACAACAAGGCCTTGCGAAAAAACAAACTGCCCATCGCCGCGGACATGTATCGCGCGCTCCAGGACAGCGGACACATCTCCCCGGCCGCGGGCGATTTCCTGCTCGCGTTCTGCAGGCTCCGCAACACCCTGGCGCACAAGGTCCAGTGGATGGATTTCTCCTTCGCGGCAGGCGATCATCCGGCCGAACTCGAACCGCTCAGGCAATCCATCGTCACCTATCTGCCTCCCCAGGAAGCGGAAGGCGCGCCGCTACGCCAGGCCGTGGAACGGGCCGTGGTTTACGCCGTGTCCGAAGAGATCATGTACGGCGAGGCGGAATCGGCCACGGGTTCACAGGGCGCCGGCGCGGGCATCGCAACGTGAGGTCGGATTGCCACGGCCATTGCGGCCACAGGACAGGGGGCCGCAACCCTCCTGCCGGTGCGGCCGATGTCCGCCGTCCGGTTCACTCGTCGACCCACAGGGCCTTGGCATGGGCAAACGGCATGACCGGGGTGGCGAACCGTTTGTCGCAACGCACGTCCACCAGATATGGCCGCCCCGAGGCCAGGGCCTTCCCGAACGCGGGCTCCAACTCGTCAGGCATCGTGACCGTGGCCGCCTCAAGTCCCAATGATCGCGCCAGCCCGGCCCAGTCCCGGCCCGGAATCTCGGTCAATGCGGCCGGTCCCGGCCCCTGCCTGCTGGAACGCAGCCAGACGTTGCCCAGGGCCTGGTTGTTGATCACCACGAACACCACCGCCAAACCGTAGCGCGCGGCG
Proteins encoded:
- a CDS encoding HU family DNA-binding protein — encoded protein: MRRASRRRRSRRYQKRRRGPMTKADLVVKIAEKTKMTKADAERALNAFLESVEATLVADGKLTLTGFGTFAVDERKARTGRNPRTGAEITIPASKVVKFRPGKLLKEVIK
- the rsmA gene encoding 16S rRNA (adenine(1518)-N(6)/adenine(1519)-N(6))-dimethyltransferase RsmA codes for the protein MAATDDIFVRSPRELPASPKRSLGQNFLVDPNIARKIVAALRIGPDDTILEIGPGRGALSEWIVKAGPGRFLAVEKDLALALALPRDHPGVAVVAQDALRLDWGRLAGLARLKIVGNLPYNVASPLVWDMCAGLRGFAFAVFMVQHEVARRMAASPGTKEYGALTAFLGNYVQVEYLFKVGPNVFRPRPKVDSAVVRLTPLARMPDVDDPGQLAWAIKHCFSNRRKQMRRTLRGQWSEDMGHLFERHGYSPECRAEDLSPDFFRILAKSLKKPGAS
- a CDS encoding glycosyltransferase family 4 protein, with the protein product MLGRMTANAGFLTALLAADPFDAYHFYLAAPRQRDDLAKTIGNMRPDLRDRGKLKFLTRLDLPGGLRRNAYFAFHLSECITFPAHLARLRNLLSREVFPITSVTHSLSYSRFSQGFLMHLWPGTTPRDMVVATSTAAVAAVREFYAYLREGYAPNGSPAAPPPGCPRVERVPLGIDVSAFAPATDHERLAARAELDIPAASTVFLIFGRISHSSKLDPLPVLRAFGRLSADRRPDPASPPPCLVMAGWTEEGSQAAIQALTRFAAGVGLAFRLFPRPGEDKKRSILRAADVFVSPVDNLQETFGLSILEAMACGLPVVASDFDGYRDLVVHGETGFLVPTTGPGDTPVLDALTPLCFDNHSHLARAQQCVVDVPALARFLGVLADDPGLRRAMGRAGRGRVERHFTWAGVVKRYMALWEGLWREPIPDREALRGLSHPLHIPYGRVFGGHPSTSLAPEALVTASRAGAAVYRGRDFPIIYEGLDGLIEPEIVRELLVLARKPVSVAELVVKMAGLDPDMNRELAMFRILWALKQDLLERVDQAGASGSDREAR
- a CDS encoding sensor domain-containing diguanylate cyclase — protein: MKRGIRPELVWGIGLSEELEGEILSALGSGYHLRNWPEDALPKERDIARCNPLVIWITRKAWTSIPDDVRRRLREWDIPQRVLVLEDGKSVSDFEDVVENGFLSAVSLPLTTKKIRDVIFRAKEVKSLYDDIFRMTREIMLERELLARKTDLILFLNQVLTRASESLDPSVILTQAREDLGLLLPIKALMAAFWQADEHGVLEGEFFLEPDMEAGSEEIWTGYLLDNVQRLTQRPVSGYQIAYLGPPDAGDVPPDYALDPAAVLLLPLKTAGHVFGCLAISRGLGHPMGKDEVQALYAAVNHLSLALRNAALFSEIKTKADHDGLTRIHNRRAFDERLVEELKRHQRYTGNLSLLMLDLDHFKQINDSHGHQAGDLVLREIGRVLQDALRSTDFGARYGGEEFVVVLPQTTEEQAWVLAERLRRAIAGLQFEFEGREFQVTTSIGVATLKPGALNKRMDLLRQADQALYQAKSSGRNMVCLSSGGITQPKAAAQAS